The Strix aluco isolate bStrAlu1 chromosome 39, bStrAlu1.hap1, whole genome shotgun sequence genome has a segment encoding these proteins:
- the LOC141917535 gene encoding LOW QUALITY PROTEIN: tonsoku-like protein (The sequence of the model RefSeq protein was modified relative to this genomic sequence to represent the inferred CDS: inserted 2 bases in 1 codon) — protein sequence MAAGRGGRLWRQRRGMSAEREIRQTSPSQAPSGGSSHSRPPPVSLTLPPSLCAPPPAPFPCPPISTRSFPSPLQFPSPPPISTCPHHFHPPPFPPRHFHSPPRFHTPPPISTPDPLNNPPSGCGGGTRRGGAAERHPNPPSHPASPSSGPGPGHWLLFLGGSLREVLRYTQGGAQLCVWGHTRLNTPPPPKRSPELQKEKEKAQRGGNLMEEAAVCNRLGESLASHGRYEEALKEHRQELRLLEGAGDDLGCAVAPPKIGKCLAELESYEAALKHQRQHLELAQSLLDDTEQQRAWATLGRMYMLVADSCSLQEGAAVLALHEAERAFRTSLAIVEEKLEGSVAQREITEMRSRLYLNLGLVYDSLKXNQYIKKSIFLLEQGQLYEDLYPAYFNLGYIQLREGEHSAALRCLAQARDCARQMKEKGMESECCGSMAQVLLSLGDFAATKRSLKQAYVLGSWQPCSETSSALISATGHEDARGWPGDTGGDTKPPLSVRVGDWGSPACPDCHPAATKVTRLQEALEEAAASDPPVALALCGQLGDTFSNQVWRLHLGHGLLPKAVFGT from the exons atggcggcggggcggggcgggcggctgtGGCGGCAGAGGCGGGGGATGAGCGCGGAGCGGGAGATCCGCC AGACCTCCCCGTCCCAGGCCCCTTCAGGCGGCTCCTCACACTCCCGCCCCCCCCCTGTTTCCCTCACGCTGCCCCCGTCCCTCTGTGCTCCCCCCCCCGCTCCATTTCCATGTCCCCCCATTTCCACCCGCTCATTTCCATCTCCCCTCCAATTTCCATCTCCTCCCCCCATTTCCACATGCCCCCATCATTTCCATCCCCCTCCATTCCCCCCGCGCCATTTTCACTCCCCCCCCCGTTTCCACACCCCGCCCCCCATTTCCACCCCCGACCCCCTCAACAACCCCCCctcggggtgtggggggggaacACGCCGAGGGGGGGCTGCAGAGAGACACCCCAaccctccctcccaccccgcctcccccagtTCAGGTCCAGGCCCTGGGCACTGgctgctttttttgggggggtccctCAGGGAGGTGTTGCGGTACACGCAGGGTGGGGCACAGCTGTGTGTGTGGGGTCAcaccaggctgaacaccccccccccccccaaacgcTCCCccgagctgcagaaggagaaggagaaggcacAGCGCGGCGGGAACCTGATGGAAGAGGCGGCAGTTTGTAACCGGCTCGGCGAGAGTTTGGCCAGTCATG GACGCTATGAGGAGGCTTTGAAGGAGCATCGGCAGGAGCTGCGGTTGCTGGAGGGCGCCGGCGATGACTTGGGCTGCGCCGTGGCTCCCCCCAAAATCGGCAAGTGCCTGGCCGAGCTGGAGAGCTACGAGGCAGCGCTGAAA caCCAACGGCAACACCTGGAGCTGGCCCAGTCCCTCTTGGATGACACGGAACAGCAGCGAGCCTGGGCTACGCTCGGCCGCATGTACATGCTCGTGGCCGACAGCTGCTCGCTGCAGGAGGGGGCGGCCGTTTTAGCGCTGCACGAAGCCGAACGGGCTTTTCGCACCAGTTTGGCCATCGTGGAGGAAAAACTGGAAG GAAGCGTGGCACAGCGGGAGATAACGGAGATGAGGAGCCGGTTGTACCTCAACTTGGGTTTGGTCTACGATAGCTTGAA GAACCAGTACatcaaaaaaagcatttttctcttggA gcAGGGTCAGCTTTACGAGGATCTTTACCCCGCTTACTTCAACCTGGGGTACATCCAGCTGCGGGAGGGCGAACACTCCGCAGCTTTGCGTTGCCTGGCCCAGGCACGCGACTGCGCCCGGCAAATGAAAGAGAAGGGGATGGAGAGCGAGTGCTGCGGCAGCATGGCCCAG GTCCTGCTGAGTTTGGGGGATTTTGCAGCCACCAAGCGCTCGCTGAAGCAAGCTTACGTGCTGGGCTCATGGCAGCCGTGCAGTGAGACCTCATCTGCTCTAATCTCCGCTACG GGCCATGAGGACGCACGGGGGTGGCCGGGTGACACCGGAGGGGACACCAAGCCCCCCCTCTCTGTCAGGGTTGGTGACTGGGGGTCCCCGGCATGCCCTGATTGTCACCCCGCAGCCACCAAGGTGACGCGGCTGCAGGAGGCtctggaggaggcagcagctaGTGACCCACCAGTAGCCCTAGCCCTCTGCGGGCAGCTCGGGGACACCTTCTCCAACCAAGTATGGCGACTACATCTGGGCCATGGACTACTACCAAAAGCAG TTTTCGGGACCTGA